GACATTTGAAATTGTATTTGTACTATTATCCCTATTGGGAATGGTAGCGGCTTTGGTAGCAGACAAGATGCGTCCGGGCATGATACTTTTTTCGGTAGTGGTTTTGTTTCTGTGTGCCGGCATTCTGACTCCTAAGGAGATGTTGGAAGGGTTTAGTAATAAAGGGATGATTACCGTTGCTCTACTGTTTTTGGTGAGTGAGGGGATCCGCCAGTCGGGTACATTGGGGCAAGTGATTAAGAAGTTGCTCCCGCAAGGAAAGACGACGGTATTCAAAGCACAGCTGCGTATCTTGCCTTCAGTGGCTTTTATTTCTGCCTTTCTGAATAATACGCCTGTCGTGGTTATTTTTGCTCCGATTATCAAGCATTGGGCTAAATCGGTGAATCTTCCGGCTACGAAGTTCTTGATTCCTCTTTCTTATGTGACTATTTTGGGAGGTATCTGTACACTGATCGGTACTTCTACCAATCTGGTGGTGCACGGAATGATATTGGAGGCCGGATTTGAGGGCTTTTCTATGTTCGAACTCGGAAAGGTGGGTATTTTTATCGCTATTGCCGGAATCATTTATATATTTCTTTTCTCCAAACGTCTTTTGCCAGATGCACGTCCGGATACGGCTGTGCCGGATGAAGAAGTAGAGGAAGGAGAGAAGTTGCATCGGGTAGAGGCGGTTTTAGGTGCCCGTTTTCCTGGTATCAATAAAAAACTGAAGGATTTTAATTTCCAACGTCATTACGGTGCGGAGGTAAAAGAGATTAAAACACGTAACGGACAACGTTTTGTGTCGAATCTGGAGGATGTGGTACTTCACGAAGGAGATACGCTGGTGGTGATGGCTGATGATACATTTATCCCGACATGGGGTGAATCTTCTGTGTTTGTCTTGTTGACGAACGGAAATGAACCGGATACTACCGGAAAGAAAAAGCGCTGGTTTGCTTTGTTATTGTTGATTCTGATGATTGTCGGCGCAACGGTAGGTGAACTTCCGGTAACAAAGGAGATGTTTCCCGATATCAAGCTGGATATGTTTTTCTTTGTGTCTATCACTACTATTATTATGGCATGGACAAATCTGTTCCCTGCCCGTAAATACACTAAATATATTTCGTGGGACATATTGATAACGATTGCCTGTGCGTTTGCTATCAGTAAGGCAATGGTGAACTCCGGTGTGGCGGATAGCGTTGCGAAGTTTATTATTGGATTGAGTGATGATTATGGTCCGCACGTGCTGCTCGCAATGTTGTTTATCATTACGAATCTGTTTACGGAACTGATAACGAATAATGCTGCGGCTGCCTTGGCTTTCCCGTTGGCATTGTCGCTTGCTTCGCAATTGGGAGTAAGTCCGACGCCATTCTTTGTAGTGATTTGTATGGCTGCATCTGCCAGTTTCTCAACGCCTATCGGTTATCAGACGAATCTGATTGTACAAGGTATCGGTAACTATAAGTTTACGGATTTTGTACGTATCGGTTTGCCGCTTAATATTATAACTTTTTTAATATCTATTATCCTGATCCCGTTGATCTGGAACTTTTAATAAATAAATCTGTAAATGGAAGAAAAGAACCATATATATCCGATATTTGACCGCATGATGACGCGGCAGGATAAAGAAGAGCTTTTAAGACAACACAGTGTGATGATCTGGTTTACCGGATTGAGCGGTTCCGGAAAGAGCACGATTGCTATTGCGTTGGAACGTGAACTCCACGGGCGCGGATTGCTTTGCCGTATCTTGGATGGGGATAATATCCGTAGTGGAATTAATAATAACCTGGGATTCTCTGAAACGGACCGGGTGGAAAATATTCGTCGTATAGCTGAAGTGTCTAAGCTGTTCCTAGATAGCGGTATCATTACGATTGCCGCATTTATCAGCCCTAATAATGATATTCGCGAAATGGCTGCAAATATCATTGGTAAGGATGACTTTCTGGAAATTTTCGTGAACACTCCATTAGAAGAGTGTGAGAAACGTGATGTGAAAGGGTTATATGCGAAGGCACGGAAGGGAGAGATTCCGAATTTTACAGGAATTTCCGCACCATTTGAGGTGCCGGAACATCCGGCTTTGTCACTGGATACTTCTCAATTGACTTTGGAAGAATCGGTGAACCGTTTGTTGGAACTTGTTTTGCCAAAAGTGAAGAATATAAAATGAAGAATGAGGAATTAGGGATGAAGAATTAGTGTGCGGTTATCAGCAAATTCATAATTCGTAATTCATAATTTTAAAAATAATGGAAGAATATAAATTAAGCCACTTGAAGGAACTTGAAGCAGAGTCTATTCATATCATCCGCGAGGTGGCGGCGGAATTTGAGAATCCGGTGATGCTTTACAGTATCGGTAAGGATTCTTCGGTGATGGTACGTTTGGCTGAAAAAGCGTTTGCTCCGGGTAAGGTGCCATTCCCGTTGATGCACATCGATTCGAAATGGAAATTCAAGGAGATGATTCAGTTCCGTGATGAATATGCGAAGAAGTACGGATGGAATCTGATTGTGGAAAGTAATATGGAGGCTTTTCAGGCAGGGGTAGGACCTTTCACGCATGGAAGTAAGGTGCATACGGACCTGATGAAGACGCAGGCGTTGCTTCAAGCGCTGGATAAATATAAGTTTGACGCTGCATTCGGTGGAGCCCGCCGTGATGAGGAAAAGTCACGCGCGAAGGAACGTATTTTCTCTTTCCGAGATAAATTCCATCAATGGGATCCGAAAAATCAACGTCCTGAATTGTGGGATATTTATAATGCCCGTGTGCACAAGGGGGAGAGTATCCGTGTATTTCCGATTAGTAACTGGACAGAGTTGGACATCTGGCAGTATATTCGTTTAGAGAATATTCCGATTGTTCCGCTTTATTATGCTAAGGAACGTCCGGTGATTAATTTGGATGGTAATATCATTATGGCGGATGATGAGCGTCTGCCCGAAAAGTACCGGGATCAGATTGAAATGAAGATGGTTCGTTTCCGTACGTTGGGCTGCTGGCCGCTGACCGGTGCGGTGGAAAGTGGGGCGGCTACCATCGAAGAGATTGTGGAAGAAATGATGACTACCACCAAGAGTGAACGTACTACTCGTGTGATAGACTTTGACCAGGAAGGTAGTATGGAACAAAAGAAACGTGAAGGATACTTTTAATTGTAACTAGTAATGGCAGATAATAAATTAGATATAAAAGCTTTTCTGGATAAGGATGAACAGAAAGATTTATTGAGACTGTTGACGGCAGGTTCGGTAGATGACGGAAAATCAACATTGATCGGACGCTTGTTATTTGACAGCAAGAAATTGTATGAGGACCAGTTGGATGCACTGGAACGCGATAGTAAGCGTGTAGGAAATGCAGGTGAGCATATCGACTATGCGTTATTGCTGGATGGTTTGAAAGCAGAACGTGAACAAGGAATTACGATTGATGTGGCTTATCGCTATTTTTCTACGAATGGACGTAAGTTTATCATTGCGGATACTCCGGGACACGAACAGTACACCCGTAACATGATTACCGGCGGATCTACGGCGAACCTAGCTATCATTTTGGTGGATGCCCGCACGGGAGTGATTACCCAGACTCGTCGTCACACTTTCCTGGTGTCTTTGCTGGGGATTAAACATGTGGTGTTGGCTGTCAATAAAATGGACTTAGTGGATTTCTCGGAAGAGCGTTTTAATGAAATTGTAGCTGACTATAAGAAGTTTGTTACTCCATTGGGGATTCCGGACGTAAACTGCATTCCGCTTTCTGCATTGGATGGGGATAACGTGGTGGATAAGTCAGAACGTACTCCGTGGTATAAGGGAATCTCTTTACTTGATTTCCTTGAAACGGTTCATATTGACAATGACCATAACTTTGCAGATTTCCGTTTCCCGGTTCAGTATGTGCTTCGTCCGAATCTGGATTTCAGAGGATTTTGCGGTAAAGTGGCATCGGGGATTGTTCGCAAAGGCGATACAGTGATGGCACTTCCTTCCGGAAAAACATCTAAGGTGAAGAGCATTGTGACTTACGACGGGGAGTTGGATTATGCCTTCCCACCGCAGTCTGTGACTTTGACGCTGGAAGATGAAATCGATGTGTCACGTGGTGAAATGTTGGTGCATCCTGACAATCTGCCGACTGTGGATCGTAACTTCGAAGCTATGATGGTTTGGATGGATGAAGAACCGATGGATATTAATAAATCGTTCTTTATTAAGCAGACTACCAATTTGAGCCGTACGCGCATCGATACGATAAAGTATAAGGTGGATGTGAATACAATGGAACATCTGTCTTTGGAGAATGGTCAGTTGACCAAAGAGACTTTGCCTTTGCAATTGAATCAGATTGCCCGCGTGGTATTGACTACGGCTAAAGAGCTGTTCTTTGATCCTTATAAGAAAAATAAATCGTGCGGTTCTTTTATCTTGATTGATCCGATCACCAATAATACTTCAGCGGTAGGTATGATTATCGACCGGGTGGAAATGAAAGATATGAGTGATACGGAAGATGTTCCGGTATTGGATATGACGAAGCTGGGAATTGCTCCGGAGCATTATGAAGCGGTAGAAAAAGCTGTGAAGGAGTTGGAACGTCAGGGCTTTGCCGTACGACTAATAAAATAGATTGTTAAACAATAATTTGGAAGTTGGAAATGATGGTTTTACTGTCATTTCTAATTTTCAGTTTTAAATTTTAATTCATAAAGTGGGATTACTCGAATTTAATAAACTTCCGATTAATACATTGGTAGGTGCCGACTGGAAGACATTTAAGGCTATTACTGCCGGTCGTGAAATTGATGCAGCTTACAAGGGGAAATATCGATTGACCAAGGCTGTGTGCCGCTTGCTTTCTCCATTGGCGTCATTACAAGACAAACGTTACGAGAAACTGCTCGCTAATCAGCCGTTGGAGCATGATCCGGTATTCATTCTGGGACACTGGCGAAGCGGAACTACGTTTGTACATAATGTGTTCTCTTGTGACAAGCATTTTGGGTATAACACTACTTATCAGACTGTATTTCCTCATCTGATGATGTGGGGACAACCATTCTTCAAAAAGAATATGAGTTGGCTGATGCCGGATAAGCGTCCGACGGATAATATGGAACTGGCAGTGGATCTTCCTCAGGAAGAGGAGTTTGCTTTGTCGAACATGATGCCTTATACCTATTACAATTTCTGGTTTCTGCCGAAGTATCAGCAGGAGTACGCTGATAAATATCTTTTGTTTGATGATATAACGGATGCCGAATTGAAGGTGTTTGAAGAGGTGTTCACTAAATTGATTAAGATTTCTTTGTGGAATACTCACGGTACTCAATTTCTTAGTAAGAATCCTCCGCATACCGGAAGGGTGAAGGAATTGGTGAAAATGTTCCCGAATGCTAAGTTTATCTACCTGGTGCGTAACCCGTATACCGTATTCGAATCTACACGCAGTTTCTTTACAAATACGATTCAACCGTTGAAGTTGCAGGATGTCAGCAATGAACAATTGGAGGAAAATATCCTTTCTATCTATGCAAAGCTTTATCATAAGTATGAATCGGATAAGAAATTTATTCCGGAAGGTAACCTGATAGAAGTGAAATTTGAAGATTTCGAAGCGGATGCGATGGGCATGACGGAAGCTATTTATAAGTCTCTTTCTATCCCGGGATTTGCCGAAGCACGTAGTGATATAGAAAAATATGTGGGCGGAAAGAAAGGATATAAGAAGAATAAATATAAGTATGATGACCGTACGATTCAATTGGTAGAAAAGAACTGGGATTTTGCTTTGAAACAATGGGATTATAAATTATAAGAAGAAAAAGAAAGGAAAAGTATTGATGATTCAGAAAAGTATTCATCGCCTGTTGATGACAGGTTTCGTTGCATTTATTTCTTCCTTGTCTATGATGGCGCAACATAAAGTTGAAATGGTTCCTTTTGGGGACATGGATCAATGGATAGACCGTCAGATAAAGGAGTCGAGCATTATTGGCGGAAATACTAAGAATGTATATGAGATAGGACCGACATCGGTGATTAAGGGAGATCAGGTTTATAAGAATATGGGCGGATCGCCTTGGGCTACTTCAAATGTGATGGCGAAAGTGGCCGGTATCACGAAAACCAATACTTCGGTTTTTCCGGAAAAGCGGGGAGATGGCTACTGTGCACGTTTGGATACGCGCATGGAAAGTGTGAAAGTGCTGGGATTGGTTAATATTACAGTGCTGGCGGCAGGCTCTATCTTTACCGGTTCGGTACATGAACCGATTAAAGGTACTAAAAATCCGCAGAAAATGTTGCAGACGGGTATTCCGTTTACAAAAAAACCGGTTGCTCTTCAGTTTGATTACAAGGTGAAGATGTCTGACCGGAAGAATCGTATTCGTGCTACCGGTTTCAGTAAGATTACGGATGTACCCGGAAAAGATTATCCGGCAGCTATCTTGTTTCTGCAAAAACGTTGGGAAGACGCTAATGGAAATGTGTACGCGAAACGGATAGGGACAATGGTGACTTATTATTATCACTCTACGGACTGGAAAAATAATGCGACCTACGAGATTATGTATGGTGACATAACGAGTCGTCCGGAATATAAGTCGCACATGATGCGTCTGCAAGTGACGGAAAGTTATACGGTGAACAGCAAGGGTGAAAGTGTACCTATTCATGAAGTGGCTTGGGGAGATGAAAATGATGTTCCTACTCATATTTGTCTTCAGTTCACATCCAGTCATGGGGGAGCTTACATCGGCTCGCCGGGAAACACATTGTGGATTGACAACGTAAAATTAGTGTATTAATGAATGAAAATTTACGTGTTTTTTTGTTTGTATTATATTAAATATCTATATTTGCACTGATTTTTGAAAAAGGAGAATCAATGTTGTCCCCTTAAGCAGGTGAGAGACAGGTAGTTTCTTGAGTTTACGAAGACAATTGAAATTATTATTTACTAAAATAAATTGAGATGAAAAAAGGTTTATTAGTTGTTCTGTTGGCAGCAACTTCAGTTGGTCTGTCTGCACAAGAAAATGCAGCAAAGAATTTTAAGGTAGAAACTAATCGCTTTGGTGCTAATTGGTTTATTAGTGGTGGCGTTGGCGCACAAGTGTATGTTGGTGACCATGATGGGAAAGCTGACTTTGGAAAGCGTATTGCTCCGGCACTCGACATCGCTGTAGGTAAATGGTTTACTCCGGGTATCGGATTGCGCGTTGCTTACAATGGTCTTCAAGCTAAAGGTGCTACTCCTTTTGCTAATGGTCCGCTTGTAGACGGTGGTCAATTCTCTAACGGTTACTACAAAGAAAAATGGAATGTAATGAACTTCCACGGAGATGTAATGTTGAATCTTACTGACATGATCTGTGGTTATAAAGAAGATCGTTTGTATTCTTTCATCCCTTATGCCGGTGCTGGAGTTGTACGCGGTGCTGATTTTAACGAGCTGGGCTTGAATGCAGGTTTGATTAACCGTTTCCGTCTGTCTTCAGCTTTGGATTTGAACGTTGAATTGCGCGGACTGCTGATGAAGGGCGCATTTGGCAACTCAGGTCCTGAAGGAATGGCCGGTGTGACTGTAGGTGTTACTTACAAGTTCAAGAAACGTGGCTGGAATGCAGTTCCTACTGTACCGATGGTTCCGGAAAGCCAATTGAACGAAATGAGAGACAGAGTAAACGCTCTGAAGGGTGAAAACGAAGCTTTGAAACGTGATTTGGTTGAAGCACGTAACAAAAAACCGGAAGTGATCGTTAAGAAAGAAGCTGGTTTCATTCCACGTTATGTTGTTGTATTTAATATCGGAAAGAGCAACATCAGCAAGAGAGAGTACATGAATATCGAATCTATGGCTAAGGCTATCAAAGCAACTGATAAAACATTTACTGTAACAGGTTATGCTGATAAAGGTACTGGTTCTGCTGAATATAACATGAAATTGAGTAAGAAGAGAGCTGAAGCAGTTCGCGACCTGATGGTTAATGAATTCGGTGTTCCTGCTTCTCAGTTGAAAGTTGATTACAAGGGTGGCGTAGGCAACATGTTCTATGATGATGCTAAGTTAAGCCGTGTAGCTATTGTTGAAGAATAATATACATTTTAAATAATAGAATAAAAGAGACGTTTCCTTTCACGGGAAGCGTCTTTTTTGTATTTTTGTGCCCCATGAGCAGAATAGTAGCAATAGATTATGGAAGAAAGCGTACGGGGATAGCTGTGAGCGATACTATGCAGTTGATCGCAAACGGACTGACAACGGTGCCTACGCATGAACTTCTGAACTTTATCGGTGAATATATGACTAAAGAACCGGTTGAGAGGATTATTATTGGATTGCCAAAGCAAATGAATAATGAGGTTTCGGAGAATATGAAAAATATAGAACCTTTTGTTCGTTCGCTGAAGAAGCGTTATCCGGATCTTCCGGTCGAGTATGTGGACGAACGGTTCACTTCCGTTCTTGCGCATCGTACTATGTTGGAGGCCGGTCTGAAGAAAAAGGACCGCCAAAACAAAGCATTGGTGGATGAGATAAGTGCTACTATTATTTTGCAAACATATTTAGAGAGTAAACGTTTTTAATAGAAGATATTGAATCACTTAATTTTTAGTAGAGTATAAAAATATGATTTTACCTATTTATGTATATGGTCAGCCTGTATTGAGAAAGGTTGCAGAGGACATAACACCGGATTATCCGAACCTGAAAGAGTTGATTGAAAACATGTTTGAAACAATGGTACATGCCGATGGCGTAGGACTGGCTGCTCCGCAGATTGGTTTGCCTATTCGTGTGGTTACTATTACGTTGGATCCGCTTTCGGAGGAGTATCCTGAATTTAAAGATTTCAATAAGGCTTATATCAATCCCCACATTCTGGAAGTCGGAGGCGAAGAAGTGAATATGGAAGAGGGCTGTCTCAGTCTTCCCGGTATTCATGAAACAGTGAAAAGAGGTAATAAAATTCGCGTGAAATATGTGGACGAGAATTTCGTGGAGCATGAAGAAGAGGTAGAGGGTTATCTGGCTCGGGTGATGCAGCATGAGTTCGATCATTTGGATGGTAAGATGTTTATTGACCATCTCTCGCCGCTTCGTAAGCAGATGATTAAAGGAAAACTGAATACGATGTTGAAGGGAAAAGCACGCAGTTCTTATAAAATGAAACAGGTGAAATAAAGATAAAAAACGTTTATATCCCTGTTAAGTAAGCGAAAAACATTATTTTTGCTTCGTTTACAAGCATAAAATATCAATGGTAAAAAGAATCTTAACAGTTTTATTACTGTTTCCAACGCTGGTGTGTGCTCAGATAAATACAGATCGAGTGATGACTATTGCCCGAAACGCTCTTTATTTTGAGGACTATGTGCTTTCTATTCAGTACTTTAACCAGGTTATTAATGCTAAGCCTTATTTGTATGAGCCCTATTTCTTCAGGGCATTGGCAAAACTAAATCTGGAGGATTTTCAGGGTGCTGAAACAGACTGTGATGCAGCTATCCAACGCAATCCGTTTGTGGTGGGTGCTTATCAGATTCGTGGTTTGGCAAGGATCCGTCAGAGTAAATTTGATGGAGCGATTGAGGATTACAAGAAAGCATTGCATTATGATCCGGAGAATATTACCTTATGGCATAACTTGACATTATCCCATATCCAGAAGAAAGATTATGATGCTGCGAAAGAGGATTTGGAAAGTTTGCTGAAAGTATCTCCGCGTTATACCCGCGCTTATTTGATGAGGGGGGAAGTATCCTTGCAACAGAAAGATACGATTGCTGCTTTGAATGATTTCAATAAGGCTCTTGAGCTGGATAAATATGATCCGGACGCATGGTCAGCAAGAGCGATCGTTAAATTGCAACAGGCTAAGTATGCGGAAGCTGAAGCGGATTTCAACCGTGCTATTCCTTTGAGCGCTAAGAATGCCGGAAATTATATAAACCGTGCATTGGCGCGCTTTCACCA
The Bacteroides caecimuris DNA segment above includes these coding regions:
- a CDS encoding SLC13 family permease, with translation MTFEIVFVLLSLLGMVAALVADKMRPGMILFSVVVLFLCAGILTPKEMLEGFSNKGMITVALLFLVSEGIRQSGTLGQVIKKLLPQGKTTVFKAQLRILPSVAFISAFLNNTPVVVIFAPIIKHWAKSVNLPATKFLIPLSYVTILGGICTLIGTSTNLVVHGMILEAGFEGFSMFELGKVGIFIAIAGIIYIFLFSKRLLPDARPDTAVPDEEVEEGEKLHRVEAVLGARFPGINKKLKDFNFQRHYGAEVKEIKTRNGQRFVSNLEDVVLHEGDTLVVMADDTFIPTWGESSVFVLLTNGNEPDTTGKKKRWFALLLLILMIVGATVGELPVTKEMFPDIKLDMFFFVSITTIIMAWTNLFPARKYTKYISWDILITIACAFAISKAMVNSGVADSVAKFIIGLSDDYGPHVLLAMLFIITNLFTELITNNAAAALAFPLALSLASQLGVSPTPFFVVICMAASASFSTPIGYQTNLIVQGIGNYKFTDFVRIGLPLNIITFLISIILIPLIWNF
- the cysC gene encoding adenylyl-sulfate kinase translates to MEEKNHIYPIFDRMMTRQDKEELLRQHSVMIWFTGLSGSGKSTIAIALERELHGRGLLCRILDGDNIRSGINNNLGFSETDRVENIRRIAEVSKLFLDSGIITIAAFISPNNDIREMAANIIGKDDFLEIFVNTPLEECEKRDVKGLYAKARKGEIPNFTGISAPFEVPEHPALSLDTSQLTLEESVNRLLELVLPKVKNIK
- the cysD gene encoding sulfate adenylyltransferase subunit CysD: MMEEYKLSHLKELEAESIHIIREVAAEFENPVMLYSIGKDSSVMVRLAEKAFAPGKVPFPLMHIDSKWKFKEMIQFRDEYAKKYGWNLIVESNMEAFQAGVGPFTHGSKVHTDLMKTQALLQALDKYKFDAAFGGARRDEEKSRAKERIFSFRDKFHQWDPKNQRPELWDIYNARVHKGESIRVFPISNWTELDIWQYIRLENIPIVPLYYAKERPVINLDGNIIMADDERLPEKYRDQIEMKMVRFRTLGCWPLTGAVESGAATIEEIVEEMMTTTKSERTTRVIDFDQEGSMEQKKREGYF
- the cysN gene encoding sulfate adenylyltransferase subunit CysN gives rise to the protein MADNKLDIKAFLDKDEQKDLLRLLTAGSVDDGKSTLIGRLLFDSKKLYEDQLDALERDSKRVGNAGEHIDYALLLDGLKAEREQGITIDVAYRYFSTNGRKFIIADTPGHEQYTRNMITGGSTANLAIILVDARTGVITQTRRHTFLVSLLGIKHVVLAVNKMDLVDFSEERFNEIVADYKKFVTPLGIPDVNCIPLSALDGDNVVDKSERTPWYKGISLLDFLETVHIDNDHNFADFRFPVQYVLRPNLDFRGFCGKVASGIVRKGDTVMALPSGKTSKVKSIVTYDGELDYAFPPQSVTLTLEDEIDVSRGEMLVHPDNLPTVDRNFEAMMVWMDEEPMDINKSFFIKQTTNLSRTRIDTIKYKVDVNTMEHLSLENGQLTKETLPLQLNQIARVVLTTAKELFFDPYKKNKSCGSFILIDPITNNTSAVGMIIDRVEMKDMSDTEDVPVLDMTKLGIAPEHYEAVEKAVKELERQGFAVRLIK
- a CDS encoding sulfotransferase family protein, whose protein sequence is MGLLEFNKLPINTLVGADWKTFKAITAGREIDAAYKGKYRLTKAVCRLLSPLASLQDKRYEKLLANQPLEHDPVFILGHWRSGTTFVHNVFSCDKHFGYNTTYQTVFPHLMMWGQPFFKKNMSWLMPDKRPTDNMELAVDLPQEEEFALSNMMPYTYYNFWFLPKYQQEYADKYLLFDDITDAELKVFEEVFTKLIKISLWNTHGTQFLSKNPPHTGRVKELVKMFPNAKFIYLVRNPYTVFESTRSFFTNTIQPLKLQDVSNEQLEENILSIYAKLYHKYESDKKFIPEGNLIEVKFEDFEADAMGMTEAIYKSLSIPGFAEARSDIEKYVGGKKGYKKNKYKYDDRTIQLVEKNWDFALKQWDYKL
- a CDS encoding PCMD domain-containing protein, whose product is MIQKSIHRLLMTGFVAFISSLSMMAQHKVEMVPFGDMDQWIDRQIKESSIIGGNTKNVYEIGPTSVIKGDQVYKNMGGSPWATSNVMAKVAGITKTNTSVFPEKRGDGYCARLDTRMESVKVLGLVNITVLAAGSIFTGSVHEPIKGTKNPQKMLQTGIPFTKKPVALQFDYKVKMSDRKNRIRATGFSKITDVPGKDYPAAILFLQKRWEDANGNVYAKRIGTMVTYYYHSTDWKNNATYEIMYGDITSRPEYKSHMMRLQVTESYTVNSKGESVPIHEVAWGDENDVPTHICLQFTSSHGGAYIGSPGNTLWIDNVKLVY
- a CDS encoding OmpA family protein; amino-acid sequence: MKKGLLVVLLAATSVGLSAQENAAKNFKVETNRFGANWFISGGVGAQVYVGDHDGKADFGKRIAPALDIAVGKWFTPGIGLRVAYNGLQAKGATPFANGPLVDGGQFSNGYYKEKWNVMNFHGDVMLNLTDMICGYKEDRLYSFIPYAGAGVVRGADFNELGLNAGLINRFRLSSALDLNVELRGLLMKGAFGNSGPEGMAGVTVGVTYKFKKRGWNAVPTVPMVPESQLNEMRDRVNALKGENEALKRDLVEARNKKPEVIVKKEAGFIPRYVVVFNIGKSNISKREYMNIESMAKAIKATDKTFTVTGYADKGTGSAEYNMKLSKKRAEAVRDLMVNEFGVPASQLKVDYKGGVGNMFYDDAKLSRVAIVEE
- the ruvX gene encoding Holliday junction resolvase RuvX — its product is MSRIVAIDYGRKRTGIAVSDTMQLIANGLTTVPTHELLNFIGEYMTKEPVERIIIGLPKQMNNEVSENMKNIEPFVRSLKKRYPDLPVEYVDERFTSVLAHRTMLEAGLKKKDRQNKALVDEISATIILQTYLESKRF
- the def gene encoding peptide deformylase gives rise to the protein MILPIYVYGQPVLRKVAEDITPDYPNLKELIENMFETMVHADGVGLAAPQIGLPIRVVTITLDPLSEEYPEFKDFNKAYINPHILEVGGEEVNMEEGCLSLPGIHETVKRGNKIRVKYVDENFVEHEEEVEGYLARVMQHEFDHLDGKMFIDHLSPLRKQMIKGKLNTMLKGKARSSYKMKQVK